One Acropora palmata chromosome 2, jaAcrPala1.3, whole genome shotgun sequence genomic window, AGTATTCTGGTAAGATCGCTACACTTAACTAACTGAGTAAAGCTAACAACTGCACGTTGCTTTCATCGTTTGCTCGTCAGTTCCTCGGAATAGTAAGTTGCATTTCACCATTCTGTACTCGCATTGACACATGACAGCTTTCAATTTGGTCCACCATACCGGACGCAAAACTTGAGGAGGAAAGCTacatttgaataaattaatgatCTTTAGATAAAATCTGAGCAGTCCCAGTGCCATTTATAATTTGTTATTCATTTCACGATTATTCTCGAGTTTACTCTGAAATAAACCACAGACACCAAGTGACTAATCACCGTCAGAGCCTTGCAGCAACTATTAATTTTACGGTAGACTTGTTAggattcaaacaaaaatttccgCCTCACTCCTTATAGTGAAGGACATTTTGGGTCAATTTTATCTCTAGGTAGTTCTAATTTGTTATCTTAAGGCAACTCTTTGATCACGAGTCGTGATCAAAGTGATCGAGTCGTGCGACCGTTTGAACAATAAACAGGAAGGCCTCTATTGTTCCAATTACTCTAGAAGTTACTCTGATGTCGCGATAGAGTATTCGCACCTCTCGAAAGGGTTGCAGTGGTTTGAAGCACTTGCCGGCATGTAAAGCCGTCTGAGAAAACtggttatatatattttgctttgctttgctcAATCTTCTCCCTCAAACTgttcacattttcttttttctttcaacacaATTTGTTTCGATAATTCTTTGCTATGACGCGAGTTGCAAAGTACGAAATAGTTTCTTGTAAAACCAGTCAACATAAACTTGAACATGATAAACGACTGGCGCGGAAAAAATAAAGACCGAGAATAAGGAGCCTTCTTTCTGTGCAAAACGCTGGCACGAGGTTTCTTAGACGCACGTAGTTTTTCAACTCTGAtctgtataaaaaaaaaggtaaaaaaaaaaaaaaaacacagccTTCCTTTTACAACTGAGCGAGGCAGCTCCAGTGACTTGACGAAGCGTCACATGATCACGTGGACGAGAAAGGAAGCACAGCGTAAGCGTAAACGCAACCAGGGGCCGGTCGGTACCAGTACTGATCGGCTCCTGGAGCAACAGAGAGTCACAAGAGACTTTTCTGTCCCTAATCAACAGAGGACGTCACTAACttttgtatttcttgtttCCCATTTTTTAGACATGATTCGTTATGGCCTTGTTGCTAAGTCGGTTGCTTTCAGTTGGGCAATAAACGACTGATGAAAAGGCTGAAAAGCAGATTCAAAACAGATAATACGCGTTCCATCTTCCATCATCTTCCATCATCTTCCATCTTCCCGTCTTAATTAACTCACGATTGTTACTAAAGAGAGACCATTCCATTCTATCGACGAGTAATTATTGACACGGACACTTAAACCGCACtgataaaagataaaagatataACCAAACAGCCCTAGGCTAGCGTAAAGGTTCTCCATTGTTAGCCCAAATATCTTATACACTTGAACCCTCTACCACCGAACACAGATTGATGCTTTGCCAACAATCTTTATTTACCTACGGACCTCGGGAAGTGAGTCCTTTTTTGACTCGGCTAAACCACAATATTCCGGGTCGGACGGAAAGCTTAAAATGAGCTTTAGGACTTTGAGATTTATTCAGATATTTTTATTCTCATGAACCCTAATGTCGGTTCTCTTGATATGAGCATTTTATCAAGTCTTCAATTTTGCgcttttgatttttcttaaataGTTCAGACATATGAAACGAGTTTTTCATTTACCATTGGCTTCTTTTATAAAAACTCTTTTGTCGAATTTTTTCCCAGGGAGGGTCGGGTCAgtatgaaaagcaaaaaaaaatacaaaacaaaaacagatcTGTAAACAACGAGAAAGACGGAAAAATGAAGTGCTTGAATGCTTGAGTGCTTATTTGAATGCACATCAAATGCATCTGCTTGAACAGTGAGAAAAGCTCGGTCCTAGTTCCCAGGCTTTCGTTTCGTCAAGATGGCGACCGCGATGTCGAGAAGATGGCAAAAATTTGGCCAAATAGAAAGACTTTGTACCAGAACgaaaaccaaaagcaaaatTCACGTCTTCAGGATGTTCAGTACTGAAACCAAGAAATCGACTCGAAGATTGCCCTGGCCTTGGATGGGCTCTCTTGCCCTAGGTGGTTTCTTGGGTTATGCAGTACCTAAATTCATCGGGCACTGCAAATGCAGTGGAAAAGGAGAGACTAAAAACATTCCTACCGGAGGAAATGAATCCGATTCGGGCTCAACTCCTCGATCAGCTCGGTTTAATTTCATTGCTGATGCTGTGGAGAAAGCTGCACCCGCTGTTGTGAACATTGAGGTAACGGGACGACACCCGGGATTCGTGTTTGGAACACACACCGGTCCAACAAGCGCCGGCTCCGGATTTATAGTCACTGAAGATGGAATGGTTCTTACAAACGCACATTTGGTGGAAAACGCAATGAAAGTCAGTGTGAAGTTAAAAGATGGAAGGCAATTTAGCGGCATAGTGGTTGATATTGATTTGGAGAATGACTTGGCAACTGTTAAACTTGAATTAAACAATAAGGTAATGTGGTAGgttattagagagcttaacccctcagtgtccgaggggttccccattgacgagtaaaatcgtctggcgttaggcagagtaaaatctgtaagtgtcatgagtgcgcttaCGGACACTGGGGGGTTAAGCAAGGGACATTTTTGAGCCCCAGATGGAAACCTGAAGAGAACATTTCGTAGGCCAGGACAGTGTTATTTCTCAGACTTCCAAACTAAAAATTGTCTCTTCTAGTGAAATGGTACtaaacaatataaatgtggtagtgtgacgacaagttaaataggaaaacagctcacttctgtgcaaatacttagtgaacagggttgaaattttgcagggttgatgtgccaCAAGAACGAAACATtttgatagtggttatgatgtcaccatagcagcATACTCATTACCAGGCCTCTACCatctcaaaatgaaaaatgccttatttgctGCTCCAGAGTCTGTCAGACTTTCTTGTGTTGTGCTGTGCAATGTCCATATTCACTCATgcccactgaataaacatgAGGAGCAAATGACAGTTGCTCAAGGAGGGAAACTCTGATTTTACTCTTTGGATGGGGCGGCCTGTTGCcaattgtgttgccatggaaatgtcacagtggacatatcatggaactttgtgatgagtatAACAACTGTAccaagtttcagttctatacagaaaaaagtcttcagagacATTCcagtttttgtgattttatgCCCACcttgtgacatcacaagtcattgaatttgcataaatcaaaatcttgaataactcagcaaccTAGAGTACTATCACAATAACATGAACACCATCAccttgaaagctctttcaaataagcttataaaattttattttattttatgttcATTTAGACTCTgtcaaatggaaaaaataggCCAGAAAATTAATACAGTCACTACAAACTAACCTGGACTGTGAACTGTGGACTTAGAGACTGGGTATAAAAAACTGAATAAGCATAAAAGACTGACTGTAGAGGGAATACCTGGTAGAAAATCAATGTAGCTTCTGTGGAAAAAGAGGATATATCAACAAAGGGATAGAGATGGCTTTGGCTTCTTCCTTAGCTTCATTTCTGTGCAATTACTCTTCAAGAGATCAACCCTACAGATCTGAAAGTCTATGAAATCTGTTGTCAAGATAACCTTCCACCCTCTGTGACTTCTCGGTGCGGAAATTAATGGGACACTTATTGTTAGAAGTATTCAGTTCAGGCAGACTTGCACTTTGGCTACAAGCTTACCAAGTTAGCCTACCTATATATTTCCGTGAATCTTTGTTAGTAACATGCGAGAGATAAAAGCCTGTCTAATGACCACATGAGCATGAAAGCTGGAGGTACAcagaacaaaataacaaaaatgttcTGTCTGtcgcatcgattctctgtgaCTTTGAGTTTCAGGCCCAAGTGCTCGTCACACAGAACTTTGTTCAGAGAATCAATGCATCCTCTTTAATCCTTCAAGTTATGTATACTTAGCTCTTCTATCACATTATTGAGCACTTTATACCAAGGTAGACTCTTAATcttcaagaaataaagaagcctaagccatgtattacactgtgataaaccATGATAGGCATTTGACAGGGTTCACACACGCCttgaaagtccttgaatttcaaaataaacattcaAGGCCTTGAAAGTCCTTGAAAATTGCAGTCAGTGCTGGAAAGTCCTTGAAATGTGTGGCTAATTTCATCGAACATAGATTCTAGAGTGCCTTATGTGAAAATATACGCTACTGGCAGAAACGTAGCAACACCTAATAGtaaaaaaacaagtaaataTGATCATAATACCTATTGATTTTGCAGTGGGTGGAGTCcttgaaaaatggaaaatatgcCCTCgaaagtccttgaatttttagTCCAAAAAAGGGTACGAACCCTGAATTTTGAGAACACAAAGGAAACATAGAAAACATGAGCTgtatgttataataataataattattattgagtgcaatcctggacaaatAGTTTGTCTACAGCTTCAGTCTTTCAAAGCTTTTAAGTTCTACCAAAGTGTACTTGATGCTATGTTTAGTTGGCTGGAGAAAAACTGCCAGGGATGTGTCTTAGCTAACGGTCTccatttttatatatttttttcacccagACCGTGAAGTTTCCTACTCTTACTCTTGGGTCATCCTCTTCAATTCGGCCAGGAGAGTGGGTCGTGGCAATGGGAAGTCCTCTACAGCTGAGTAACACAATAACAGCAGGAATTGTGAGCACCGTGCATCGAGCTGGAGAGGAGATTGGATTACCAAACAGAGGACTGGAATATATCCAGACAGATGCTGCCATTAATGTaatatattttgaaagatCTAGCATGAGTTTCGTTTGAGCTTGCAACAGTATTTACTTTGATGAGCTTCACTTTGTCCTCTTTTTGGGTAaccaatgaaccaatcagtcAGCATTAGTTTTCACTCCAGAGTATTAAAATGTCCCATCCACAGCTTTACAAacattgaataataattattattagttaacttttagctcaggataataattttccagctctctgattggttccctaagcccatcatatgagccattatcattaagtttgaccaaataaggaaaaactgatggcaaatttcttgtgctgaaattttggaggtcggaaaaaattttttggcagcgtcttcggtaaagaaaatgtcacgatttgacgaggtttcacccgaaaaaatcaagagaattgcttgaaaatttactaaaacagttattcttctcggacttgccggatatgagctgataataaccaactcggcctacggcctcgttggttatatatatcagctcatatccggcgcgtcctcaaagaataactgttaaatactCTTGACTCGAGAAAGACTGAAGGATTCAACATCATTGTCAATAGCAGTAGACctttgtttgctttaaaaatAGGAAACGTTTCGCTTCAAGACCAAAAATAAAGGGTGTACCATCACATATGAAATGTCAAACATGATAAAGTTTGtgttggaaaaatgacaattttttattaaaatttgcttttcttaagaTTGGAAACTCTGGAGGACCTCTTGTCAACCTGGTAAGTTTTGGTTTCAATGTATCAATAATGAATGTTGCCACATAGTTTAAAAGTGATACACCTCATGCTTCTCTTGTGACACTGTAACACATGTTCCCAATGATAATACTGGATACCAGCACAACTCTTTTATGGACTACTAAAGGACCAGCCACTAACAAATAAGTTATTACTTTTATAGGATGGCGATGTTATTGGCATAAATGCAATTACCATGCGTTTTGCAGCtggaatttctttttccattcCAATTGATGCTGCAAAggactttctttcaaaatcaattgaaaaagtcaggaatGGGGATTATAGAAGCAGAAATACAATGCGGCCACTGGCACCGTACCAGCGTTGGTATATTGGGATTACCATGTTAACTCTAACACCACAGATACTTAATGAATTAAGGAGGAGGGACCAAAGTTTTCACAAAGTCGAACACGGAGTGCTTGTTGCACAAATAAATAATGGATCGCCAGCACAAAGGCTAGTACTTTGGTCAATATTATGggtattgaaaatgacaaagaaaaagaaagaggacTTTTCCATGGCTTCTCATTCAAATGTGAACATAATCTCCTTTTAGGCAAATCTTAATACTAAAAGCAATTCCTAAATGTCTAATTTTCATTCCCCAAGTGAACCTCTGCACTTTAGGTACTACTATAAACTACCATGCCTTTTTGTGAGTCTAAACCTTTTTGATAAATAAAGGTTGACATAAAATAAAGGCAAATTTATGaatcatgataataatagtcaCATAAATAATATAAAACGTTTATCTTTGTTATTAATCTCTCAGAGCTGGCCTTCGATCAGGTGACATCATTACCAAAATAAATGGCAACAAGACAGAATCATCCTTGCAAGTTCACAAAGTCGTGCAAAAGGGGGAAACACTTCAAATGGAGCTTGTAAGAGGGGACCACACCTTTCATTTAACATTCAAACCAGAAGTTGTGGGTTAGCACCAATACAATTTGGTACAACAACACTGGCAGATAAAGTTTACCCCCTTAATATTTTATAGGtatctttctttt contains:
- the LOC141874180 gene encoding serine protease HTRA2, mitochondrial-like produces the protein MATAMSRRWQKFGQIERLCTRTKTKSKIHVFRMFSTETKKSTRRLPWPWMGSLALGGFLGYAVPKFIGHCKCSGKGETKNIPTGGNESDSGSTPRSARFNFIADAVEKAAPAVVNIEVTGRHPGFVFGTHTGPTSAGSGFIVTEDGMVLTNAHLVENAMKVSVKLKDGRQFSGIVVDIDLENDLATVKLELNNKTVKFPTLTLGSSSSIRPGEWVVAMGSPLQLSNTITAGIVSTVHRAGEEIGLPNRGLEYIQTDAAINIGNSGGPLVNLDGDVIGINAITMRFAAGISFSIPIDAAKDFLSKSIEKVRNGDYRSRNTMRPLAPYQRWYIGITMLTLTPQILNELRRRDQSFHKVEHGVLVAQINNGSPAQRAGLRSGDIITKINGNKTESSLQVHKVVQKGETLQMELVRGDHTFHLTFKPEVVG